ATAGCGGCAATCGCAATTTTTATAATTGGTGCAGATATACTACTTTTATGATTTTTAGCAGCAATCAGTCTTTTGGCTATAAAATATTCTAAATTCAATTTTGTATGATATCAAATATGGTTTTCAAAAATACAGCTTTATTCTTGGTTTTGTCAATTCTTTCCTGCGGAAATTCATTTAACACAAAAGCAAGAAGTGAAAAACCAAAAGCTCAGGATACAATCAAAAGTTCCAAATCTTCTACTGCAATTGCTGAAATAAAAACCGGTGCTGACGACTGGATAACTTACCTCCCCGTTTTAAAAAAACACAAGAGCATTGGTATTGTTGCAAACCAAACCAGCATTGTTAATTATAATCCTAATGCAAAAAACAGAGACGAGCTTCGCACCGAATCTGCAACAAAATCTATGCACCTGGTCGATTGGCTGGTTGAAAACAAAATAAATGTGACCAAAATTTATGCTCCCGAACACGGATTTAGAGGCACAGCTGATGCAGGAGAATTAATAAAAGATGGAAAAGACACCAAAACCGGAATTCCAATAATTTCCCTTTATGGTGATAATAAAAAACCAAAGCCGGAACAATTGGCAGGAATAGACATTCTGGTTTTTGACCTTCAGGATGTGGGCGCCCGTTTTTATACTTATATCTCTTCCTTACATTATATAATGGAGGCTTGTGCCGAAAATAAAATAAAACTATTGATTTTAGACCGTCCAAATCCAAACGGCAATACCGTTGATGGCCCCGTTCTCGAAAAAGAGAACTCGAGTTTTATAGGAATGCACACGATTCCGGTACTTCACGGCATGACTATAGGAGAATATGGAAAAATGATAAATGGTGAAAAATGGCTTAAAAATGGAATTCAATGCGAATTGAGCGTGGTTCCGTGTGTAAATTATACTAAGGATATGAGCTACTCGCTCCCAGTGAGGCCTTCTCCAAACTTACCAAACGACCAATCCATTAACCTGTATGCCAGCTTATGCTTTTTTGAAGGCACGAATGTAAGCCTGGGAAGAGGAACAGAGAAGCAATTCCAGATATACGGCTCTCCTTTTCTTCCAAAAACTGACTTTAGTTTTATTCCCAAACCTAATTTAGGTTCAAAAGATCCGTTACATAATGGTAAAGTGTGTTATGGTGAAGATTTGTCGAATGCCCCAAAAGTAAAGGGTATTGAACTAAAATGGCTTTTGAAAGCCTATGCTACCACAGCTGATAAATCGAAGTTTTTTATTCCTTTCTTTACCAAATTAGCCGGAACCAAAAAGCTACAGGAACAGATTGAGGCCGGAATGACAGAAGCCGATATCAAAAAAAGCTGGGAAAAAGGAATTGAAGATTTCAAAAAAATAAGAAAAAAATATGAAATTTATTGATTGGAATCTTCCTGAAAATATGTATTTTTAGGTGCGGCTATTTTTAACGGTCGCATTTAAATCTTAATAAAATAGCTATAAAATGAATACATCGCAACTACTTTTGGATTATATGGACAAACTGCAGGAATTTTTCGAATGGATTGATTCTTATGTAGACAAAGCCATTGAATTATTCCATAACGCAAAGGAATGGGTCGAGAAAATATTAGAATATATCAAAAGAGGGATCGATTATGTTGTTGACGCCATAGGTGGCCGATTTGACGAATCAATCGAACTTCCCGAAGATTATATCTTTGTCTAATAAACGGCCTTACTTTGTAAGGTCTTTTTTTTGCTTTCTGGCAATCCTGTTCGCACCTGATTTTGCAATAAACATCAAAAAGTAAAGTACTATCAAAACGATATATATCAGGGCTGTCATAATAACAGCCTCCATAATTTTATCGAAAAGACCTCTAACTACAACATCCTGGTTGACAAAAACCAATAAAACTGAAATAATGGCTGAAGCCAAAAAGATGTAAAATAAATTTCTTTTGTGTTTCATACAGCAATTGTTTTTACAAAGGCATTCTTTTTTTCATTTCTTCTACAATATTATAAGCAGCCGGACAAATTGCTACGTTCTGCAATGTCAGGTTAGAAATCTGCTGGAATTTTTTTCTATCCGTATGCGGATATTCTCTGCAAGCTTTGGGCCTGACGTCATAAATCATACAGTAATTTTCAGCATCCAGAAAAGTGCACGGCACACTTTGAAGTACGTAATCATTCTCTTCATCAATCCGAAGATACTGATCGATGAATTGTTGTGGCTTCTGCCGAAAATGTTTGGAAATCCTCTCAATATCTGCAAGAGTAAAAAGCGGTCCGGTTGTTTTGCAACAATTGGCACATTTCAGGCAATCTGTTTTTTTAAATTCCTGATCGTGCAATTCCTGCATGATATAATCAATATTCTTCGGCGCTTTCTTTTTAAGCTTATCGAAATACTTCTTGTTTTCGTTATGCTTATCTTTGGCCAGTTTTGGAAGATTTTTAATTACTTGTTCCAACTTCGTTTATTTGCGGACAAAGTTACACTTTCTTCCTTATCTTTTTAAACTATACTATAAATCATGAAAGACCTTTTTGGAAAAGCCATATTAGATTATCAGACAAACAACTCTCCGGAAAACCTGATTACTGAAACTTCAATTTCTGAAGCCGATGAAATGAGCGTTGCCTATTTGTTCCGAAATTATTCTACTATGCCAAAAATTGAAAAAAAAGCAATGAATCTGGCAAAGGGAAAAGTACTGGATGTAGGTTGTGGAGCCGGAAGTCATAGTTTATACCTTCGGGATATAAAAAAAATGGAGGTTCTTCCTATTGATATTTCTGACAATGCAATTCAAGCCTGTCGATTAAGAGGTCTTGACAATGCAAAAGTTCAGGATGTGATGCAGTTGGATTCCAATAATTCAGAAAACAAGTTTGACACCATACTGCTTCTGATGAATGGTACAGGAATTTGTGGGAGGTTAAATAATATGTCTGGCTTTCTGCAACAGCTGAAATCTTTATTGACACCAACAGGGCAAATTCTTATCGACTCTTCTGACATCATTTATATGTTTGACGAAGATGAAGACGGTGGAAAATGGATTCCGACTGAAAGAGACTATTATGGTGAAATTACTTTTACCATCTATTATAAGAAGGAAGAAGAGAAACCGTTTGATTGGCTGTATGTTGACTATAATACATTACAAAATGCTGCACTTGCCAATGGTTTGCAATGCGAACTGGTTCTTGAAGGCGACCATTATGACTATCTCGCCAGGCTGACTCTTTAAGTTTTTACTAAATTGGTTGTTTCTATGATTTCTTGTAAGACTTCATAAAGCCTGTCTAAATCCTCCTGTGAATTATAGGCATTTATTGAATATCGTATATAAAAATCCCCATTTAGTGGCATAACCGGTATTTCGATTTGGTATTTTTCAAAAAGCAGTTCTTTTAGCTTTTGAGGTTCGTCGGTGCTGACCGGAATACTTGCCATTTGTCCTAAAAATTCTTTTGTAATAGGACATATTGGGGTTGTATTTAGCAAATCGCAAAAACGCTGGTAGTTATTCAAAACTATTTCTTTGCAATTTTCTGCTACTTCGTTCCAATTATTTATTTCGAGAAAATCAACAACTACCGGCGTACATAAAAAAGAAGAGATATCTCTAGTGCCCTGGTATTCATGATAATCCAGAAATTGTGTCCCGGCTATTGTTTCGTTATTATAGCCCCAACTCACCACCAACGGATCCAAATCGTCCTGAAATTCTTTTTTTACATACAAAAACGAACTCCCTTTTGGTGCCAGCATCCATTTGTGTAATGTTCCTGTATAAAAATCAGCATCTATCTCTTCAATATTTAAAGGAATATGCCCCGGAACATGTGCCCCATCAACAATAGTTATCAATCCCAATTCCTGGGCTTTCTTACAAATTTCCCTGACCGGAAAAATGAGCGCCGTTGCACTGGAAATCTGATTTATAAAAACAACTTTAGTATTGGAATTATAGCCTTTCCAAAAATCTTCCAATAGTTGTTCTTTTGAAACTATTGGCAGGGAAATAGGTTGGCGTACATATTTTGCACCTGTTTTTTTACAAAAATATGCCCATGTTTTATCCATTGCCCCATATTCATGATTTGTAGCAAGGATTTCATCACCCGGCTGAAGGTTCAGGCTTCTCATAACTGTATTAATGGCAACAGTTGGATTGGGTGTAAAAAAGAAATCCTCGGGTTGGCAGCCTATATATCCTGACAGTTTTTCTTTTGCTTTTTTCAAATATGTCTCCGCTTTTTTCTGGATGAAATAAACGGGTTCATTTTCCAATTCCAATTGGAATCTTTGATATTCCTCAAATATCGGTTTTGGGCAGGCGCCAAACGAACCGTGATTTAAAAAAGTGATGGATGGATCAAGTAGGAAAAGCTGTTTCATGGGTAAAAAGGTATAAAAAAACCCAAATATAAATTTGGGTTTTGTATATAAAATATAATGTATTACTGCATGTATTTCATCATGATGCTTTGCAATTCTACACCCCAGGCCTGAGCCGCTTCCATAGTTTTTTCAGTCAGGACTCCTGCTTTGGAAGTTATTTTTTTTCCTAGTGGAGTTTCATAGAATTTAATCATTTCTTTAATCTCTGCATGTGTATATTCTTTCATATAAACATCAGCAACTTTATCAAAATAAGATGGCATTGTTGCATCAAAATCTTTTAAGAATGCTGCCTGTTTTGCTTCAGGAATCATTCCCAGGATTTGTTTTTTTGCCACATCAATCTGAGCAGATGCGCCTGTCATCTCAATAACTTTTTTTACATCATTTTTAAAAGCTGCATCTTGTGCAAACCCAATTTGAGTTGCCAATACAAATGCAAATGTTACTACTAACTTTTTCATTTTATTTGTTTTAATGGTTGTTATTTATCTGTGAGATGTAAATACGATTGGAATTTTCATCTCTACACTAATCGCTTTTCCGTTTTTCATTGCCGGCTTCCACTTGGGTGACATTTTCAACACCCTTATGATTTCTTCTCCGGTTTCGATATCTGAAAATTGCAAAAGCTTAATTTTTTTTATACTCCCATCTGGTTCTACATTAAACGAAACCAGATTCTTACTTTCTGTTTTTGAATTCTGAGCTTTAAATTCTTTATTGAAGAAGTTGAAAAACTCTTCCATCCCTCCCGGAAATTCGGGATATTGTGAAATTTCCGCTCCGTATACATCTTCCGTATCCATTAATAATTCCTGTGAACGGACATCAGATGATAAAAATAATAAAACTAAAAGAATAAATACTTGTTTTACCCAATTATCCATAACTCCTAAGGAATATTCAAATATTTATGCGTTTGAAGCGACACTCTCCATTTTGGATTATTCATTACATAGTCAACAATCAAAGGTGTCATTGCTTCTTTCTTGCTCCATTCCGGCTGTAGAAACAGTATGGCATCTTTATTAACCTTTTCTGCCTGTTCCTCTGCAAAAATAAAATCGTGTTTGTTGTGGACAATTACTTTTAATTCGCTTGCATTGTCATAGACTGTTTGGGTAGGGAGTTTATTTTTTTTGGGAGAAAGCGTAATCCAATCCCAGGTTCCGGAAAGCGGATAGGCTCCCGAAGTTTCAATATGTACTTTTAAATCTTTTTCTTTCAGTTTTTGTGTCAACGGTCCCATATCCCAGGTCAGGGGTTCGCCACCTGTCACGACAACAGTATTTGCATATTTTTTTGCGTTCTCTACTATTGCTTCAATTGCTGTTGGCGGGTGCAATTCTGCATTCCAGCTTTCCTTAACATCACACCAATGACATCCTACATCACATCCGCCAACACGGATAAAATAAGCTGCCGTTCCTGTGTGATATCCTTCGCCCTGAATGGTATAAAATTCTTCCATCAAAGGAAGCATTACCCCTTTTTCAACAGCGATTTGTAATTCTTTCTTCAACATCATCTTTAAAAATAGTCTGCAAAGATACGGATTTGATTTTGGATTGCAGTTTTTAAAAATAAGCCTTTAAACAAAAGTTTATGATAATTCCAAACAGGTATAAAAAAAACCGGCATGTGTGCCGGTTTTTAAAACAATTGTTTTATTATTTTTTCAATACGTCCAGAGATTCTTTGATATATTGGCTGGTTGGATCTAACGCCAAAGCCTTTTCAAAATATTCTCTTGCTTTTACCTTATCAGATATTGCGTAGTGTGAACCAATATAAGAATAAGCTCCAATCAAACCTGATTTCACGTTTTCTTTGGCTAATTCTGCTTCGCCTTTCGCATGTACTACTTCAATATATTTTTGGTACGCAGCAACAGCAGCTTCTTTAGCTTCCGGACCAAGAATAAATCTGTTGATTTTTGCTTTGTTCAGATGTGCATCCTGAGTTGTTGGCGAACCTGCAACTACAGCTGCATAGGCTGTATCTGCTTTTTTAAGCAATTCCTGTATTTCCGGTTTGTTTCTTTCTGCATCGGTTTTCAAGTCGTTTGCCACATAAAACAAAACTGCGTTTCCAAGGTAGAAATTGTCAAGAAGCGCATTTTTAGAATTTGGTGCTTTTGTAGCCGCTTCAAAAACTTTAGTGGATTCCAGATATAGTTTTTGCTTGTATAATGACACTCCTAAATCACTAAATTCAGAACCAATAGCCGGGTCAATGTCAGTTGCTTTTGTTAAGTCAGCCATTGCACTGTCAAACTGAGCTTTATCTGTGATAGCACCTTCAGCAGAAATTGCTTTACCTAATTTTGCTTTTGCCAGGAAAAGGTAATCTCTTGCACTGATTCTTTTTGGGTCAACTTTCGCCAGAAAGTCATTCAATGCTTTGATACTTTCATCATAGTTTTTGTTTTCATAAGCTGCATAACCTAAATATCTGTAGATTCTAGGGTTTACCTTATCCAGCTGTTGCATTGCCTGCGCTTCTTTCTGCAAAGCTTCATAATCTTTAGCAAGAATCAGGAAGTCAGCATGACGCATTCTTGAGTCAAGAGAATAATCCGTAAGGCTCATGTATTTTTCATAATACTCTAATGCCTTTTTGATGTATTCCGCACGTTTTGACGTGTCGCTGGTACTCCAGAAATAATAGGTCTCGGCTAACTCACGGTAAACAGGACCATAGTTTGCATTTAATTTGATTACTTCGTTAAAAGCTGCTATTGCTTCCGGGAAAGCCTTGGCATTTTTTGTAATAACACCTAATTGCATTTTAGCACGCAATAATGAATTATCCAAATCATAGGCAGTTCTGTAGGAACTGTAGGCACTGTTAACATCAGCATCACCAAATTGAGCATCGCCCAGACTCAAGAAAGCCTGTGCATATTTAGGGTCAACAGCAATTGCTTTCTTTAAAGAAGTTATTGCTTTTTTATAATCATGCTTTTCAGAATTTATATAGGCTCTACCTATGTATAGAAATTCTTCCACATCTTTCTTTTTCAAATTGGCGATTGCTTTATTGAAATTAGCTTCTGCTTCTGATACGTTTCCGTTATCCAAACTGATTTCTCCTAAGCCGATATAATTGAAATTGCCATTATCTTTGGCAACGATTCCTTTGTCAAAATAAATCTTTGCAGAATCTGCATTATCCAGAGCAAGGTAAACTTCTCCTAAATGAAAATAATTTTTCCCTTTATCAGGACTAGATGCGATTAGTGATTTAAGGATTGTTTTGGCTTTTTGATATTGTTCCGCGTCGATTGCTTTTTTGGCCTGCTCTAAATCCTGAGCAAAAACAGCAGTTCCGAAAAACAATAACGACAAACTGATAAACTTAATTTTTTTCATTTCTTCGTTCTTTATAATTTTTATTTATTTTCGATGTCTTTTCTAACTTTTACTTCCCGTAAAGCCAGCCTGACAGGAGCCAGTCCGGATTTTAAAACGATCCTCTGTCCTACGTCTCCTGCTACAAAAGTTGCAAAACCCATACCCAAACCAACAGAACCTTCATAATTTAACATATAGATTTTGCGTGTCAGAGGATATAATCCCTCTGCCAGATTGGTTTGACTAGGTTTGTAATAGGCTGATGAATTAGGTTCACTTTTAACATTTTTGACTGCCAAAACCTTAACATTGGTTGTGGAATTCAACATGTCCGGCATAGGCTGTGTCATCCAATTCACCCCAATAACACCAATATAGCCTTCATTTTCACTGATGTATTTGATAACATCATTATTTGATTTTAAAGCAAAGATATTTTTGCTATCTACTTTAGTCACCGACGCTTTCCTGCTTAGAAAGTCAATAGTGCTTGAGTTGGCATTATCGAAAACCAGCCCCTTGATAGAAGCAACCGGTTTTCCATTCATAAAATCGATAACGTTTTGCAAATCGATAACCGAATCTTTTGCTTTATTATTGGCAATGAGAGCAACACCGTCAATTGCAATTTGGGTTATTCTCGGAACAATGCCTTTATCTGTAAATCTTTTCTCTTCGCTTTTTGACAAAACTCTTGACATTACTACCAGCTTTGTTGTATCATTTTTTAAAAGGTCAAGAATGGCTCCTTCTGTTTTGGGAACCAGATTTATCTTTTCTGTTCTTTCACTTTGAAAAACGGCAAGCTGGTCATCCATCATTGGCATGACGGTTTCATCAACATAAAACGTAGCCGTCTGATCTTCTTTTTTCTTCTTGTCTGCACAAGAATCAATAAAGAAAATTGTCATTATAAATCCAAAAGAATAGAATAG
This portion of the Flavobacterium lindanitolerans genome encodes:
- a CDS encoding DUF2059 domain-containing protein; translation: MKKLVVTFAFVLATQIGFAQDAAFKNDVKKVIEMTGASAQIDVAKKQILGMIPEAKQAAFLKDFDATMPSYFDKVADVYMKEYTHAEIKEMIKFYETPLGKKITSKAGVLTEKTMEAAQAWGVELQSIMMKYMQ
- a CDS encoding exo-beta-N-acetylmuramidase NamZ family protein encodes the protein MISNMVFKNTALFLVLSILSCGNSFNTKARSEKPKAQDTIKSSKSSTAIAEIKTGADDWITYLPVLKKHKSIGIVANQTSIVNYNPNAKNRDELRTESATKSMHLVDWLVENKINVTKIYAPEHGFRGTADAGELIKDGKDTKTGIPIISLYGDNKKPKPEQLAGIDILVFDLQDVGARFYTYISSLHYIMEACAENKIKLLILDRPNPNGNTVDGPVLEKENSSFIGMHTIPVLHGMTIGEYGKMINGEKWLKNGIQCELSVVPCVNYTKDMSYSLPVRPSPNLPNDQSINLYASLCFFEGTNVSLGRGTEKQFQIYGSPFLPKTDFSFIPKPNLGSKDPLHNGKVCYGEDLSNAPKVKGIELKWLLKAYATTADKSKFFIPFFTKLAGTKKLQEQIEAGMTEADIKKSWEKGIEDFKKIRKKYEIY
- a CDS encoding PstS family phosphate ABC transporter substrate-binding protein, which translates into the protein MPKYLRFLFYSFGFIMTIFFIDSCADKKKKEDQTATFYVDETVMPMMDDQLAVFQSERTEKINLVPKTEGAILDLLKNDTTKLVVMSRVLSKSEEKRFTDKGIVPRITQIAIDGVALIANNKAKDSVIDLQNVIDFMNGKPVASIKGLVFDNANSSTIDFLSRKASVTKVDSKNIFALKSNNDVIKYISENEGYIGVIGVNWMTQPMPDMLNSTTNVKVLAVKNVKSEPNSSAYYKPSQTNLAEGLYPLTRKIYMLNYEGSVGLGMGFATFVAGDVGQRIVLKSGLAPVRLALREVKVRKDIENK
- a CDS encoding YkgJ family cysteine cluster protein, with translation MEQVIKNLPKLAKDKHNENKKYFDKLKKKAPKNIDYIMQELHDQEFKKTDCLKCANCCKTTGPLFTLADIERISKHFRQKPQQFIDQYLRIDEENDYVLQSVPCTFLDAENYCMIYDVRPKACREYPHTDRKKFQQISNLTLQNVAICPAAYNIVEEMKKRMPL
- a CDS encoding 7-carboxy-7-deazaguanine synthase QueE; the encoded protein is MLKKELQIAVEKGVMLPLMEEFYTIQGEGYHTGTAAYFIRVGGCDVGCHWCDVKESWNAELHPPTAIEAIVENAKKYANTVVVTGGEPLTWDMGPLTQKLKEKDLKVHIETSGAYPLSGTWDWITLSPKKNKLPTQTVYDNASELKVIVHNKHDFIFAEEQAEKVNKDAILFLQPEWSKKEAMTPLIVDYVMNNPKWRVSLQTHKYLNIP
- a CDS encoding aminotransferase class V-fold PLP-dependent enzyme; this translates as MKQLFLLDPSITFLNHGSFGACPKPIFEEYQRFQLELENEPVYFIQKKAETYLKKAKEKLSGYIGCQPEDFFFTPNPTVAINTVMRSLNLQPGDEILATNHEYGAMDKTWAYFCKKTGAKYVRQPISLPIVSKEQLLEDFWKGYNSNTKVVFINQISSATALIFPVREICKKAQELGLITIVDGAHVPGHIPLNIEEIDADFYTGTLHKWMLAPKGSSFLYVKKEFQDDLDPLVVSWGYNNETIAGTQFLDYHEYQGTRDISSFLCTPVVVDFLEINNWNEVAENCKEIVLNNYQRFCDLLNTTPICPITKEFLGQMASIPVSTDEPQKLKELLFEKYQIEIPVMPLNGDFYIRYSINAYNSQEDLDRLYEVLQEIIETTNLVKT
- a CDS encoding class I SAM-dependent methyltransferase — protein: MKDLFGKAILDYQTNNSPENLITETSISEADEMSVAYLFRNYSTMPKIEKKAMNLAKGKVLDVGCGAGSHSLYLRDIKKMEVLPIDISDNAIQACRLRGLDNAKVQDVMQLDSNNSENKFDTILLLMNGTGICGRLNNMSGFLQQLKSLLTPTGQILIDSSDIIYMFDEDEDGGKWIPTERDYYGEITFTIYYKKEEEKPFDWLYVDYNTLQNAALANGLQCELVLEGDHYDYLARLTL
- a CDS encoding energy transducer TonB, with protein sequence MDNWVKQVFILLVLLFLSSDVRSQELLMDTEDVYGAEISQYPEFPGGMEEFFNFFNKEFKAQNSKTESKNLVSFNVEPDGSIKKIKLLQFSDIETGEEIIRVLKMSPKWKPAMKNGKAISVEMKIPIVFTSHR
- a CDS encoding tetratricopeptide repeat protein → MKKIKFISLSLLFFGTAVFAQDLEQAKKAIDAEQYQKAKTILKSLIASSPDKGKNYFHLGEVYLALDNADSAKIYFDKGIVAKDNGNFNYIGLGEISLDNGNVSEAEANFNKAIANLKKKDVEEFLYIGRAYINSEKHDYKKAITSLKKAIAVDPKYAQAFLSLGDAQFGDADVNSAYSSYRTAYDLDNSLLRAKMQLGVITKNAKAFPEAIAAFNEVIKLNANYGPVYRELAETYYFWSTSDTSKRAEYIKKALEYYEKYMSLTDYSLDSRMRHADFLILAKDYEALQKEAQAMQQLDKVNPRIYRYLGYAAYENKNYDESIKALNDFLAKVDPKRISARDYLFLAKAKLGKAISAEGAITDKAQFDSAMADLTKATDIDPAIGSEFSDLGVSLYKQKLYLESTKVFEAATKAPNSKNALLDNFYLGNAVLFYVANDLKTDAERNKPEIQELLKKADTAYAAVVAGSPTTQDAHLNKAKINRFILGPEAKEAAVAAYQKYIEVVHAKGEAELAKENVKSGLIGAYSYIGSHYAISDKVKAREYFEKALALDPTSQYIKESLDVLKK